The following proteins are co-located in the Fluviicola sp. genome:
- a CDS encoding YbhB/YbcL family Raf kinase inhibitor-like protein produces MSTQGSTFTLKSNELGGQFTNTHFGVGNGCAGENKSPELHWENAPEGTKAFAVTLYDLDAPTGSGLWHWVVYNIPASVHSLESDAGNLETNKLPAGALGGLSDIGLKGYFGPCPPAGELHRYQITVYALKEPIEAGENTSAAFTGFLLNGNALAKASLLIYAKQ; encoded by the coding sequence ATGAGCACACAAGGATCAACATTTACATTGAAAAGCAACGAACTGGGCGGACAATTTACCAACACGCATTTCGGAGTGGGGAATGGCTGCGCAGGAGAAAACAAATCGCCGGAACTGCATTGGGAAAACGCCCCGGAAGGAACGAAAGCCTTTGCCGTAACCCTATACGATTTGGACGCCCCAACGGGGAGCGGCCTCTGGCATTGGGTGGTTTACAACATTCCGGCTTCCGTTCATTCCCTGGAAAGCGACGCCGGTAACCTGGAAACAAACAAACTGCCCGCAGGCGCACTTGGCGGGTTGAGCGATATCGGTTTGAAAGGCTATTTCGGGCCATGTCCGCCGGCAGGAGAGCTGCACCGCTACCAGATCACGGTTTACGCGCTGAAAGAACCGATCGAAGCGGGAGAAAACACCAGCGCGGCCTTTACCGGATTTCTGCTAAACGGCAACGCACTTGCAAAGGCATCCTTATTGATTTACGCCAAACAGTAA
- a CDS encoding M1 family aminopeptidase: protein MKHSVAQCFFHLLVLAAGLLNTAFAQTSFPYDTRSDSIAIKHYKVHLDLRDFSTFILKGHTEIGFKPLVNNITEIRLDLMGPAVDSVRDANGNNLTFTPAPLGFKVNLGATYNAGDSTSIKVFYHGTTVQDPTFGGFYFNSAYAYNVGVSLDDIPHNYGKTWFPCFDNFTTRSTYDLFVTTLPAHDAACGGVFQGTVINPDLSETHHWKVFQSIPSYLISVAVSNYVFVNSTFTNYQNDPVPVKLAAHASDTTQMKNSFANLENAFDIFENKFGPYRWDRVGYVLVPMTAGAMEHAMNIAYPEVIADGSLSYQSIMAHELSHHWWGDLVTCRTAEDMWINEGSAAYCEYVFKEGLTNRANYEAAVRNEHKNLLRTCHMDDDGYWPLSGVPQEHTYGNTTYLKGADVIHTLRGYLGDSLFFNGLKELLEQNKFSDIDAIEYRDDLSAITGFNLDNFFKDWIFQGGWPHVSIDSLTVVQNGAQHDVTVHLKQKLVGRTNYSNQVPLTLTLRDDNWNTFETKIHSSGMNNTVTVSVPFIPTFGYLNRDELISHAVTATYNTFNTTGTKNLAHSNLTLQIQNISDSAFVLVEHNWAAPDPIIHWENGNLISTQRYWRIDGIWNAGFNTNATFRYSGQLTGGNAYLDHLLITGTEDSLILLYRPDRSADWIEFPTYTKNFGNVTDKTGSFNVTNLLKGEYAIGMKADNLAVNELEAGNVSLYPNPANGFVSVESKVTTDKIVVSDMMGKVVEQRLNTGKTADFTTSSWKKGTYWITGYNQDKSVFRKLLVVQ, encoded by the coding sequence ATGAAACATTCTGTTGCTCAATGCTTTTTTCACCTCCTGGTACTTGCTGCCGGCCTGTTGAATACCGCTTTTGCCCAAACATCCTTTCCGTATGATACGCGAAGTGACAGTATTGCGATCAAACACTACAAGGTACACCTGGATTTACGTGATTTTAGCACCTTCATACTAAAAGGCCATACCGAAATCGGCTTCAAACCGCTGGTGAATAACATCACAGAGATCAGGCTGGACTTGATGGGACCGGCCGTAGACAGCGTCCGCGATGCAAACGGGAATAACCTCACCTTCACTCCCGCCCCGCTTGGGTTCAAAGTAAACCTGGGAGCAACCTACAATGCCGGTGATTCTACTTCCATCAAAGTGTTCTACCACGGCACAACAGTTCAGGATCCCACATTCGGAGGGTTTTATTTCAATTCCGCGTATGCTTACAACGTGGGCGTTTCATTGGACGACATTCCGCACAACTATGGAAAAACCTGGTTCCCGTGTTTCGATAATTTCACCACACGTTCTACCTACGACCTGTTTGTAACCACCCTTCCTGCCCACGATGCAGCTTGCGGCGGTGTTTTCCAGGGAACTGTCATCAATCCGGATTTATCGGAAACACACCACTGGAAAGTGTTCCAGTCCATTCCTTCTTACCTGATCTCAGTTGCCGTATCCAATTACGTATTTGTAAACAGCACGTTCACGAATTACCAAAACGATCCCGTTCCGGTAAAATTGGCTGCACATGCTTCGGATACCACGCAAATGAAAAATTCATTCGCCAACCTGGAAAATGCATTCGACATTTTTGAGAATAAATTCGGGCCGTACCGCTGGGATCGCGTGGGCTACGTTTTGGTACCAATGACTGCCGGTGCTATGGAACATGCCATGAACATCGCTTACCCGGAAGTGATCGCTGACGGGAGTTTATCGTACCAGTCCATCATGGCGCACGAACTGTCGCATCACTGGTGGGGCGATTTGGTAACCTGCCGCACTGCAGAAGATATGTGGATCAACGAAGGAAGCGCCGCTTATTGCGAATACGTTTTCAAGGAAGGCCTCACCAACCGGGCAAACTACGAAGCTGCGGTGAGGAATGAGCACAAAAACCTGCTTCGCACCTGCCACATGGACGACGATGGCTACTGGCCGCTTTCGGGAGTGCCACAGGAACACACGTACGGGAACACTACTTATTTGAAAGGCGCCGACGTCATCCACACGCTTAGGGGCTACCTCGGAGATTCCTTATTCTTCAACGGTTTGAAAGAATTATTGGAACAAAATAAATTCTCAGACATCGATGCGATCGAATACCGCGACGACCTGAGCGCGATTACCGGATTCAACCTCGACAACTTCTTCAAAGACTGGATCTTCCAGGGAGGATGGCCGCATGTTTCGATCGACTCATTGACCGTGGTTCAGAACGGCGCGCAGCACGATGTAACCGTTCATCTGAAGCAGAAACTGGTTGGACGAACGAATTACAGCAACCAGGTTCCGTTAACTCTGACCCTGCGCGACGATAACTGGAACACCTTCGAAACGAAAATCCACTCGTCAGGGATGAACAATACCGTAACGGTTTCCGTTCCTTTCATTCCGACTTTCGGTTACCTGAACCGCGATGAATTGATCTCGCATGCAGTAACCGCGACATACAATACTTTTAACACAACCGGTACCAAAAACCTGGCGCATTCCAACCTGACACTGCAAATTCAGAACATCAGTGATTCTGCGTTCGTGTTGGTGGAACACAACTGGGCCGCTCCCGACCCGATTATTCACTGGGAAAACGGGAACCTGATCTCTACACAGCGTTATTGGCGCATCGACGGGATTTGGAATGCAGGTTTCAATACCAATGCGACTTTCCGTTACAGCGGCCAGCTGACCGGTGGAAATGCTTACCTCGACCATTTACTGATCACCGGAACGGAAGACAGCCTGATCCTGCTTTACCGCCCCGACCGTTCGGCAGATTGGATCGAATTCCCGACTTATACCAAGAATTTCGGAAATGTAACCGACAAAACCGGTTCGTTCAATGTAACCAATCTTCTGAAAGGAGAATATGCTATAGGAATGAAAGCGGACAACCTGGCTGTGAACGAACTGGAGGCTGGAAATGTGTCGCTTTACCCGAATCCCGCAAACGGCTTTGTTTCTGTTGAAAGCAAGGTGACTACGGATAAAATCGTGGTGAGCGACATGATGGGAAAAGTGGTCGAACA
- a CDS encoding PA0069 family radical SAM protein has translation MSDNFRYKNGRGAQVNPHNRFFSQEKGDDFDDIDPAEEPELRTKFIDVHPKSIVNKLSSPDIGMYYSLNPYQGCEHGCTYCYARPTHEYWGYSAGTDFERIILVKKNAPQLLEETLNKKSWKVQTITISGNTDCYQPCERDYGITRKLLEIMLKYRHPVGIITKNALVTRDLDILEELARLNLVSVNISLTSLKEDLRRKLEPRTATSHKKLDAIEKLTQHGVPVNVLMAPIIPALNDDEIFSIAEAVAKRGALGMYHQIVRLNGPNGEIFTDWVTKNYPDRAEKVLNQLRDMHGGKLNDSRFGVRMKGEGVYAMNIQRQVQLARKKFLPSTPFPRLRTDLFQIPDTSGQMKLF, from the coding sequence ATGTCCGACAATTTTCGTTATAAAAATGGCCGCGGAGCCCAGGTAAATCCGCACAATCGGTTCTTTTCACAGGAAAAAGGCGATGATTTTGACGATATTGATCCTGCCGAAGAACCGGAATTGCGAACCAAATTCATCGATGTCCATCCGAAATCGATTGTGAACAAGCTTTCCAGTCCGGATATCGGCATGTACTACTCGCTCAATCCTTACCAGGGATGCGAACACGGTTGCACCTATTGCTACGCAAGGCCTACACACGAATATTGGGGCTATAGTGCAGGAACGGATTTCGAGCGCATCATTCTCGTGAAGAAAAATGCCCCGCAGCTTCTGGAAGAAACGCTGAACAAAAAATCATGGAAAGTGCAGACCATCACCATTTCCGGGAATACCGACTGTTACCAGCCCTGCGAACGCGATTACGGGATCACGCGAAAACTACTCGAAATCATGCTCAAATACCGGCATCCGGTGGGAATCATCACCAAAAACGCCCTGGTCACCAGGGATCTCGACATCCTGGAAGAATTGGCCAGACTGAATTTGGTGTCTGTCAACATCAGTTTAACCAGTTTGAAAGAAGACCTTCGCAGGAAACTGGAACCGCGAACCGCCACCAGCCACAAGAAACTGGATGCCATTGAAAAACTGACACAACACGGAGTCCCGGTAAATGTACTGATGGCGCCGATTATCCCGGCTTTGAACGACGATGAGATTTTTTCGATTGCGGAAGCTGTAGCCAAACGTGGCGCTCTGGGCATGTACCACCAGATTGTGCGGCTCAATGGCCCTAATGGGGAGATTTTTACCGATTGGGTCACCAAGAATTACCCGGATCGCGCCGAAAAAGTATTGAACCAGTTGCGCGACATGCATGGCGGAAAACTCAATGACAGCCGTTTCGGGGTACGCATGAAAGGCGAAGGAGTGTATGCCATGAACATCCAGCGACAGGTGCAATTGGCCCGCAAAAAGTTTCTCCCGTCAACACCCTTCCCGCGCCTCCGCACAGACCTGTTCCAAATTCCCGATACCAGCGGACAAATGAAATTGTTTTGA
- a CDS encoding AraC family transcriptional regulator, producing the protein MAQMQKQVQQEAKPAENLFGLFNHVSTNPVLKNRIDLQQNLITLVEQGEKVVHYANSRTTITDAQFILLSSGNCLMSEKFSKDRPYRSTLLFFENAALTRFFTKYASLISRISPDLSADKKPFVVFEKDEFIRNYIQSLKFINQETPGLSEQKIALKFEELMLYLLENYPKELLSFQIRSQEEYSDLEIRKAVEQNITSNLTLEELAFLCHTSVSTFKRRFQKLYQLTPRQYFLQQKMELAATFLLENDHPGEVFYKVGYENHSSFSQSFKQVYGVSPKEFQQQKRAFSDNL; encoded by the coding sequence ATGGCCCAAATGCAAAAACAGGTACAGCAAGAAGCAAAACCGGCAGAAAACCTGTTCGGACTCTTCAACCATGTTTCCACAAACCCGGTTTTGAAGAACCGCATCGACCTGCAGCAAAACCTTATTACTCTGGTGGAACAGGGAGAGAAAGTGGTGCATTATGCCAATAGCCGGACCACGATTACCGATGCGCAATTCATCCTGCTTTCTTCCGGGAATTGCCTGATGTCTGAGAAATTTTCCAAAGACAGACCTTACCGCAGTACTTTGCTCTTCTTTGAGAATGCGGCTTTAACACGGTTTTTCACGAAATATGCCTCTTTGATCTCAAGGATTTCTCCCGACCTGTCAGCGGATAAGAAACCTTTTGTTGTTTTTGAAAAGGATGAGTTTATAAGGAATTACATCCAGTCGCTGAAGTTTATCAACCAGGAGACGCCGGGGCTTTCGGAGCAGAAAATTGCTTTGAAATTCGAAGAATTGATGCTTTACCTGCTGGAAAACTATCCGAAAGAGCTTTTGTCCTTTCAAATCCGCAGCCAGGAAGAGTATTCCGACCTGGAAATCCGGAAAGCGGTGGAGCAGAACATAACGAGCAACCTGACATTGGAAGAACTGGCTTTTTTATGCCACACGAGTGTTTCCACTTTCAAGCGCCGGTTCCAAAAACTCTATCAGCTTACCCCGCGCCAGTATTTTTTGCAGCAGAAGATGGAACTGGCCGCAACCTTCCTGCTGGAGAACGATCATCCCGGAGAAGTGTTCTACAAGGTCGGGTATGAGAACCATTCCAGCTTTTCGCAGTCGTTTAAGCAGGTTTACGGGGTGAGTCCGAAAGAATTCCAGCAGCAAAAACGAGCTTTCTCCGACAATCTTTGA